One window of the Alphaproteobacteria bacterium genome contains the following:
- a CDS encoding DUF3179 domain-containing protein, with protein MIACLPVFLRANALMFLFAVAATAFAVPVAFADFDLWEKDWPRTDFSKRDVDLAEILSGGIGRDVIPAIDTPTIGSLEAAYDSHDAREPMIRVTVNEQTRAYPLSVLIWHEIVNDELGGVPIAVTYCPLCNTAVVFDRRLDNQVLDFGTTGNLRFSDLVMYDRQTESWWQQFTGEGIVGEMAGMHLTIIPSRVEPLGVFAAAFPDADILQRPPGFPRNYGVNPYDSYDTSETPLFPGIPLPEGVAPMAYVVAVGDQAWTLDRLKSEKRIEAGDLVLTWETGQLSVLDIAYIKEGRDIGYVTVQRKTPAGLRDAIHDMTFAFAFNAFNPDGTLHK; from the coding sequence ATGATCGCCTGCCTGCCTGTGTTTCTGCGCGCTAATGCGTTGATGTTTCTGTTCGCGGTGGCCGCGACGGCGTTCGCCGTCCCCGTCGCGTTTGCCGATTTCGACCTGTGGGAGAAGGATTGGCCGCGCACGGATTTCTCCAAACGGGATGTCGATCTCGCCGAGATTTTATCCGGCGGCATCGGCAGGGACGTGATCCCGGCCATCGACACGCCGACCATCGGATCCCTCGAGGCCGCGTATGACAGCCATGACGCGCGTGAGCCGATGATCCGGGTCACGGTCAACGAACAGACCCGCGCCTATCCCCTGTCGGTCCTGATCTGGCACGAGATCGTCAACGACGAGCTCGGAGGGGTGCCCATCGCGGTGACCTACTGTCCGCTCTGCAATACAGCCGTCGTGTTCGACCGGCGCTTGGATAATCAGGTGCTCGACTTTGGCACCACGGGCAATCTGCGCTTCTCCGATCTGGTGATGTATGACCGCCAGACCGAGAGCTGGTGGCAGCAGTTCACCGGCGAGGGAATCGTAGGCGAGATGGCGGGCATGCATCTCACCATCATCCCCAGCCGGGTCGAGCCGCTGGGTGTATTTGCCGCGGCGTTTCCCGATGCCGATATTCTCCAGCGTCCGCCCGGCTTTCCGCGCAACTACGGCGTGAACCCGTATGATAGCTACGACACGTCGGAAACGCCGCTGTTTCCGGGTATTCCGCTGCCGGAAGGGGTCGCACCGATGGCCTATGTGGTCGCGGTCGGTGATCAGGCGTGGACTCTCGACCGGCTGAAATCCGAAAAGCGGATAGAGGCTGGTGATCTTGTCCTGACCTGGGAGACGGGACAGCTTTCCGTGCTGGATATCGCCTATATCAAGGAAGGCCGCGATATCGGCTATGTCACGGTCCAGCGCAAGACGCCGGCGGGTCTGCGGGATGCGATTCACGACATGACATTTGCGTTTGCCTTCAACGCCTTCAACCCGGACGGCACGCTCCACAAATAA
- the cimA gene encoding citramalate synthase: MAERIYIFDTTLRDGVQTRGVDFSVDDKRAIARALDEVGIDYVEGGWPGANPVDDAFFATSPGFRNARFTAFGMTRRPDHSAANDPGINGLISTAADSICMVGKTWDFHVDLALGIPREDNVAMIADSIAYAATRKDEVLFDAEHFFDGYKANPEYALACIKAAHDAGARWVVLCDTNGGTLPHEVSTIVKEVLAHIPGDHVGIHTHDDTGNAVANTLAAVEAGVRHVQGTLNGLGERCGNANLVTVLPNLMLKYDGAYETGLDADGLRQLTHVSRLLDELLNRAPDRTAPYVGEAAFTHKGGLHVSAVQKDPATYEHVDPESVGNARHIVVSDQAGRSNILSRLGEAGIEVDSKDPRITRLVEDVKAREFDGYTYDGAEASFELLARRALGEVPDFYRVESFRSEVERRFNARGDVTTISQAVVKMQVGENHSMQVAEGNGPVNALDDAMRKSLLPEYPELEAMRLVDFKVRILTPQQATAAVTRVMIESSDDTGQRWGTVGISPNIIDAAYEALDDAIVFKLLRSRS, from the coding sequence ATGGCCGAACGCATCTACATCTTCGATACCACCCTGCGTGATGGCGTGCAGACCCGCGGTGTCGATTTCTCCGTCGACGACAAGCGGGCCATCGCGCGCGCGCTGGATGAGGTCGGCATCGACTATGTGGAAGGCGGCTGGCCGGGTGCCAACCCGGTTGATGACGCGTTCTTCGCAACCTCGCCGGGCTTCAGGAATGCGCGATTTACCGCTTTCGGGATGACGCGGCGGCCCGATCACAGTGCGGCCAACGACCCCGGCATCAACGGGCTGATTTCCACCGCGGCGGATTCCATTTGCATGGTTGGCAAGACCTGGGATTTCCATGTCGATCTGGCGCTGGGTATTCCGCGCGAAGACAATGTCGCGATGATCGCGGACAGCATCGCCTATGCCGCGACGCGCAAGGACGAGGTGCTGTTCGACGCCGAGCATTTCTTTGATGGCTACAAGGCGAACCCTGAATATGCGTTGGCCTGCATAAAAGCCGCCCATGACGCGGGCGCGCGCTGGGTTGTGCTGTGTGATACCAACGGCGGTACATTGCCCCACGAGGTCTCGACAATCGTCAAGGAAGTGCTGGCGCACATCCCCGGCGACCATGTCGGCATCCACACCCATGACGACACCGGCAATGCCGTCGCCAACACGCTGGCGGCGGTCGAGGCGGGGGTGCGCCATGTGCAGGGAACCCTGAACGGGCTGGGTGAGCGCTGCGGTAATGCCAATCTGGTGACGGTTTTGCCGAACCTGATGCTCAAATATGACGGCGCCTACGAGACCGGGCTCGACGCGGATGGCTTGCGGCAACTGACCCATGTCTCGCGGTTGCTCGATGAGTTGCTCAACCGGGCACCCGACCGGACGGCGCCCTATGTGGGCGAGGCGGCGTTCACCCACAAGGGAGGTCTGCACGTCTCGGCGGTCCAGAAAGACCCGGCAACCTATGAGCATGTCGACCCCGAAAGCGTCGGCAACGCACGGCATATCGTGGTGTCCGATCAGGCCGGACGATCGAATATTCTCTCGCGGCTCGGCGAGGCCGGGATCGAGGTCGATAGCAAGGACCCGCGAATTACGCGTCTGGTCGAGGATGTGAAGGCGCGCGAGTTCGACGGTTACACGTATGACGGGGCCGAGGCGAGCTTCGAGTTGCTGGCCCGGCGTGCGCTGGGTGAGGTGCCCGATTTCTATCGGGTCGAGAGTTTCCGCTCCGAGGTTGAGCGGCGGTTCAATGCCCGTGGCGATGTGACGACGATCAGCCAGGCCGTGGTCAAGATGCAGGTGGGGGAAAATCACTCCATGCAGGTGGCCGAGGGCAATGGCCCGGTCAACGCGCTGGATGACGCCATGCGCAAATCCCTGCTGCCGGAATATCCCGAGCTGGAGGCCATGCGGCTGGTGGATTTCAAGGTGCGTATCCTGACACCGCAGCAGGCGACGGCCGCCGTCACGCGGGTGATGATCGAATCTTCCGACGATACGGGCCAGCGCTGGGGCACGGTGGGAATCTCGCCGAACATCATCGATGCCGCCTACGAGGCCCTCGACGACGCCATCGTCTTCAAGCTGCTTCGGAGCCGAAGCTGA
- the cysS gene encoding cysteine--tRNA ligase, translated as MTLHLHNTYTREKDPFEPIDAANVRMYVCGPTVYDDIHIGNARPLVVFDVLAQLLRHDYGNDHVTYVRNITDVDDKIIERAAENGEDIDALTLRTTENFHAAAAAVGCVTPDVEPRATDHIAQMITLMENLIAKEHAYEAEGHVLFHVPSMPEYGKLSGRNRDEMIAGARVDVAPYKRDPSDFVLWKPSSDTQPGWDSPWGRGRPGWHLECSAMSEEHLGRSFDIHGGGVDLVFPHHENEIAQSRCAHPDESFARYWVHNGYLMSEGEKMAKSAGNFYTVTDLLDEFPGEALRLALLKSHYRQPLDFSKDGVREARQELNRFYRALGLRAAALDGEEGPKDISYVIPAEVVSALQDDLNTPLAIAGLHVAANAVFAAETPEQVLRATGALKAAGRLLGLLQMDSEVWFQGDGDAAIDALIAERIAARAAKDFARADEIRDELTAQGIVLEDGAGGTTWRREG; from the coding sequence ATGACCCTTCATCTCCACAACACCTACACGCGCGAAAAAGACCCGTTCGAGCCGATCGATGCGGCCAATGTGCGCATGTATGTGTGCGGGCCCACGGTCTATGACGATATCCATATCGGCAACGCCCGCCCGCTGGTGGTGTTTGACGTGCTGGCCCAGTTGCTGCGCCACGACTATGGCAACGATCATGTCACTTATGTTCGCAACATCACCGATGTGGACGACAAGATCATCGAGCGCGCCGCCGAGAATGGCGAGGACATCGATGCGCTGACATTGCGCACGACGGAAAATTTTCATGCCGCCGCCGCCGCAGTCGGCTGTGTGACGCCTGATGTCGAACCCCGCGCGACCGACCATATCGCGCAGATGATCACACTTATGGAGAATTTGATCGCGAAGGAACATGCCTATGAGGCCGAAGGTCATGTGCTGTTCCATGTTCCGTCGATGCCGGAGTACGGCAAGCTTTCGGGCCGCAACCGCGACGAGATGATCGCTGGCGCGCGGGTCGATGTGGCGCCCTACAAGCGCGACCCGTCGGATTTCGTGCTCTGGAAGCCGTCAAGCGACACGCAGCCCGGCTGGGACAGCCCGTGGGGCAGGGGCCGCCCCGGCTGGCATCTCGAATGCTCGGCCATGAGCGAGGAACATCTGGGGCGTTCGTTCGACATTCACGGCGGCGGGGTCGACCTCGTGTTCCCGCACCATGAAAACGAGATTGCCCAGTCGCGCTGTGCGCATCCCGATGAAAGCTTTGCGCGTTACTGGGTGCATAACGGCTACCTGATGAGCGAAGGCGAGAAGATGGCCAAGTCGGCTGGCAACTTCTACACGGTCACCGATCTGCTTGACGAATTCCCCGGCGAGGCGCTGCGTCTGGCCCTGCTCAAGTCCCACTACCGCCAGCCGCTCGATTTCTCCAAGGACGGCGTCCGTGAGGCGCGCCAGGAGCTGAACCGCTTCTACCGTGCCCTCGGACTGCGCGCGGCGGCGCTCGACGGAGAAGAAGGGCCGAAGGACATTTCCTATGTCATTCCCGCCGAGGTGGTATCTGCGCTGCAGGATGATCTGAACACGCCGCTCGCGATTGCCGGGCTGCATGTTGCCGCGAATGCCGTATTCGCCGCCGAGACGCCCGAACAGGTTCTGCGGGCCACCGGTGCATTGAAAGCCGCCGGTCGGCTGCTTGGTCTGCTGCAGATGGACTCCGAAGTCTGGTTCCAGGGCGACGGTGATGCGGCTATCGATGCGCTGATCGCAGAACGCATTGCGGCACGTGCAGCCAAGGATTTCGCCCGGGCCGACGAAATTCGCGACGAGCTCACCGCCCAGGGCATCGTCCTCGAGGATGGCGCCGGCGGCACGACTTGGCGTCGCGAGGGTTAA
- a CDS encoding NAD+ synthase: protein MTDSLKITLAQLNPVVGDIDGNIAKIRAARLAAAGQGADLMIGTELCVTGYPPEDLILKNAFVRAAMDAVEALAADTADGGPGLIIGAPWFDDAGNRYNAAIVLDDGKVQTVRYKWDLPNYGVFDEKRIFNAGELPGPVNFRGVRLGLAVCEDMWTPDVCETLMESGAEILVVINGSPYERDKVDVRMNFAVARVTETELPLIYVNQVGGQDELVFDGGSFVLGADRRMVAASKQFVEDLTLTEWTRNENGWTCTSDEVAEWIEGSERLYQAMVLGLRDYVNKNGFPGVVLGLSGGIDSGITAVVAVDALGADRVHCVMMPSPYTSEDSLVDARELAENLDVRYESVGIGPAMSAFDEMLTEAFNEPAAGITAENIQSRARGLTLMAISNTTGAMLVTTGNKSEMSVGYATIYGDMAGGYSVIKDVYKTDVFKLCHWRNDHHPDGALGPAGPVIPPRMISKPPSAELRPDQKDEDSLPPYEVLDAILHGLIEEDLGGAELEAKGFEPATVQRIWRLLELSEYKRRQAPPGVKLTSRSFGRDRRYPITNAFRGKA from the coding sequence ATGACCGATAGTTTGAAAATCACGCTCGCCCAGCTCAATCCGGTTGTCGGCGATATCGACGGCAATATCGCCAAGATTCGCGCGGCGCGCCTGGCTGCGGCCGGACAGGGCGCCGATCTCATGATCGGTACCGAGCTCTGTGTCACCGGATATCCACCCGAAGACCTGATCCTGAAGAACGCGTTCGTACGCGCCGCCATGGACGCGGTCGAGGCGCTGGCGGCCGATACGGCCGATGGCGGCCCCGGCCTGATCATCGGTGCGCCGTGGTTCGACGATGCCGGCAACCGCTACAACGCCGCGATCGTGCTCGACGACGGCAAGGTGCAGACCGTCCGCTACAAGTGGGATCTCCCGAATTACGGCGTGTTCGATGAGAAGCGTATCTTCAACGCCGGCGAGCTGCCCGGCCCGGTAAACTTCCGCGGCGTGCGCCTGGGCCTCGCGGTTTGCGAGGACATGTGGACGCCGGACGTCTGCGAGACCCTGATGGAATCGGGTGCGGAAATCCTCGTGGTCATCAACGGCAGCCCCTACGAGCGCGACAAGGTCGATGTGCGCATGAATTTCGCCGTCGCGCGGGTGACCGAGACCGAGTTGCCGCTGATCTATGTGAACCAGGTCGGCGGGCAGGACGAGCTCGTCTTCGACGGCGGCTCGTTCGTGCTGGGTGCGGACCGGCGCATGGTCGCGGCGTCGAAACAGTTCGTCGAAGACCTGACCCTCACCGAATGGACCCGCAACGAAAATGGCTGGACCTGCACATCAGATGAAGTCGCCGAATGGATCGAGGGCAGCGAACGGCTCTACCAGGCGATGGTGCTCGGCCTGCGCGACTATGTGAACAAGAACGGGTTTCCCGGTGTGGTGCTGGGCCTGTCGGGCGGCATCGATTCCGGTATCACGGCGGTTGTCGCGGTGGACGCGTTGGGTGCCGATCGGGTGCATTGCGTGATGATGCCGTCGCCGTATACAAGCGAGGACAGCCTCGTGGATGCGCGCGAACTCGCCGAAAACCTCGACGTCCGCTACGAGAGCGTGGGTATCGGCCCGGCCATGTCGGCCTTCGACGAGATGCTGACCGAGGCTTTCAATGAACCGGCCGCCGGCATTACGGCGGAGAACATCCAGAGCCGTGCGCGCGGCCTGACCCTGATGGCCATCTCCAACACCACCGGCGCGATGCTCGTGACGACCGGCAACAAGTCGGAGATGTCGGTCGGTTACGCCACGATCTACGGCGACATGGCCGGCGGTTATTCGGTCATCAAGGATGTCTACAAGACCGACGTGTTCAAGCTTTGCCACTGGCGCAACGATCACCATCCCGATGGGGCTTTGGGACCGGCAGGGCCCGTGATCCCGCCACGGATGATCTCCAAGCCGCCATCCGCCGAATTGCGCCCGGACCAGAAGGACGAGGATTCCCTGCCGCCCTATGAAGTGCTCGATGCGATCCTGCACGGCCTGATCGAGGAGGATCTCGGCGGGGCGGAGCTGGAGGCGAAGGGCTTCGAGCCGGCGACCGTGCAGCGCATCTGGCGCCTGCTGGAGCTTTCGGAGTACAAGCGCCGCCAGGCACCGCCGGGAGTGAAGCTCACCAGCCGCTCGTTCGGCCGCGACCGCCGCTACCCGATCACCAACGCGTTCCGGGGCAAGGCGTAG
- a CDS encoding nicotinate phosphoribosyltransferase yields MGTVKSSDAKSSDAKTSDANTLTSGATIRPNAEPHPRIEEIPALTDTYFNKTRAIVGKFGDTQVTYAVFMRRPVISAPRLALDWLEAVAAARNASFEIDLRFDEGRWVGAGEPLLYISGSFHDLVDLETLYLQKLGAACVAAYNAAAMCVDLPNVSFMAFDARHCTGPDMAEMMAYAASVGSGRANRKVGAIGFVGNATDATAHFFGQERGLGTMPHALIGYAGSTVRAAEMFQETHPDEPLTVLVDYFGREVTDSLEVCRRFPEMVRAGRLSLRLDTPGGRYIEGIDPSQSYAVLERHAPDAIRGYRTEAELRHLIGGGVSAAAIWHLRERLDEGGFEGAKIVASSGFGPEKCKVMAAADVPIDAIGTGSFLPGDWQETYATSDIVEYGGTKRVKVGREFLLRR; encoded by the coding sequence ATGGGCACCGTGAAATCCAGTGACGCGAAATCGAGTGACGCGAAGACGAGTGACGCCAACACGCTGACGTCCGGAGCCACAATCCGGCCAAACGCCGAACCGCATCCGCGCATCGAAGAAATCCCGGCGCTCACCGATACCTATTTCAACAAGACCCGCGCGATTGTCGGCAAGTTCGGCGACACCCAGGTCACCTACGCCGTGTTCATGCGCCGCCCGGTTATTTCCGCGCCGCGCCTGGCGCTGGACTGGCTTGAGGCGGTCGCGGCGGCGCGGAACGCCAGCTTCGAAATCGACCTCCGGTTCGACGAAGGCCGCTGGGTCGGGGCCGGCGAGCCGCTGCTTTATATCTCCGGCTCCTTTCACGACCTTGTCGACCTCGAAACGCTGTATCTGCAGAAGCTCGGCGCGGCCTGTGTGGCGGCCTACAACGCGGCGGCCATGTGCGTGGACCTGCCGAATGTGTCCTTCATGGCCTTCGACGCGCGCCACTGCACGGGCCCGGACATGGCCGAGATGATGGCCTATGCGGCATCGGTCGGCTCGGGACGGGCCAACCGCAAGGTCGGCGCCATCGGCTTCGTCGGCAACGCAACCGACGCGACGGCGCATTTCTTCGGCCAGGAACGCGGACTCGGGACGATGCCCCACGCGCTGATCGGCTATGCCGGATCGACGGTGCGGGCGGCTGAGATGTTCCAGGAAACCCACCCCGATGAGCCGTTGACAGTGCTCGTCGATTATTTCGGCCGCGAGGTTACGGACAGTCTCGAAGTCTGCCGGCGCTTCCCTGAAATGGTGCGGGCGGGCAGATTGTCTCTACGGCTGGATACGCCCGGTGGCCGCTACATCGAGGGCATTGACCCGTCACAGAGCTATGCCGTGCTCGAGCGCCATGCGCCCGACGCGATCAGGGGCTACCGGACCGAGGCCGAATTGCGCCACCTGATCGGCGGTGGCGTATCGGCTGCCGCGATCTGGCACCTGCGCGAGCGCCTCGACGAAGGCGGCTTCGAGGGCGCCAAGATCGTCGCATCGTCGGGTTTCGGCCCCGAAAAGTGCAAGGTGATGGCCGCCGCCGATGTGCCGATCGATGCGATCGGGACCGGTTCCTTCCTGCCCGGCGACTGGCAGGAAACCTATGCGACGTCCGACATCGTCGAATATGGCGGCACCAAGCGGGTCAAGGTCGGCCGCGAGTTCCTGCTGCGCCGATAG
- a CDS encoding 3-deoxy-7-phosphoheptulonate synthase class II, with protein MSKNWQPESWRSRDILQVPEYGNADALAHVEDTLRKQPPLVFAGEARALRAQLGKVAEGQAFLLQGGDCAESFAEFHADNIRDTFKVLLQMAIVLTYGAACPVVKVGRMAGQFAKPRSSNTEEVDGVSLPSYRGDIINDTAFTAESREPDPERMLRAYNQAASTLNLLRAFAQGGFADLNQVHRWNLDFVKSSPQGAKFEELGARIDETLAFMAACGLTSDNVPQMAETDFYTSHEALLLVYEQALTRQDSLTGKWYDTSAHMLWIGDRTRQPDGAHVEYLSGVENPLGLKCGPSIDTDDLLRLTDILNPENDPGRLTLICRMGADKAEAHLPGLVRAVEKEGKNVVWSCDPMHGNTVSSSSGYKTRAFDAILSEVDTFFEVHRAAGTHAGGVHFEMTGQDVTECIGGAQEITEEGLSDRYHTHCDPRLNASQSIELAFQIAERLKRQRDLIAAENAERVAAAS; from the coding sequence ATGTCGAAGAACTGGCAGCCGGAAAGCTGGCGTAGCCGCGATATTCTGCAGGTCCCCGAATACGGGAATGCAGACGCGTTGGCCCATGTCGAGGACACCCTGCGCAAACAGCCGCCGCTGGTCTTTGCCGGCGAGGCCCGCGCGTTGCGCGCGCAGCTGGGCAAGGTGGCCGAGGGGCAGGCATTTCTGCTCCAGGGCGGCGACTGTGCGGAAAGCTTCGCCGAATTCCATGCCGACAACATCCGCGACACCTTCAAGGTGCTGCTGCAGATGGCAATCGTGCTGACCTATGGCGCGGCCTGTCCGGTCGTGAAGGTCGGGCGCATGGCCGGCCAGTTCGCCAAGCCGCGCTCGTCCAACACGGAAGAGGTCGATGGCGTTTCCCTGCCGAGCTATCGCGGCGACATCATCAACGACACGGCCTTCACCGCCGAATCCCGCGAGCCCGACCCGGAGCGCATGCTGCGCGCCTACAACCAGGCCGCGTCGACCCTGAATCTCCTGCGCGCCTTCGCCCAGGGCGGGTTCGCGGATCTGAACCAGGTCCATCGCTGGAATCTGGACTTCGTGAAATCAAGCCCCCAGGGCGCAAAATTCGAGGAGCTGGGTGCGCGGATCGACGAGACGCTTGCCTTCATGGCCGCCTGCGGCCTGACCAGCGACAACGTCCCGCAGATGGCCGAGACGGATTTCTACACCAGCCACGAGGCGCTGTTGCTCGTTTATGAGCAGGCCCTGACCCGCCAGGATAGCCTGACCGGCAAGTGGTACGACACCTCGGCGCATATGCTGTGGATCGGCGACCGGACCCGCCAGCCCGATGGCGCGCATGTGGAGTATCTTTCCGGCGTCGAGAACCCGCTGGGCCTGAAATGCGGCCCGTCGATCGACACCGACGATTTGCTGCGGCTCACCGATATCCTCAATCCGGAGAATGATCCGGGCCGCCTGACCCTGATCTGCCGGATGGGCGCGGACAAGGCCGAAGCGCATCTGCCCGGCCTCGTGCGCGCGGTGGAGAAGGAAGGCAAGAACGTGGTTTGGTCCTGCGACCCGATGCATGGCAACACCGTGTCGTCATCGAGCGGGTACAAGACTCGTGCCTTCGATGCGATCCTGTCGGAGGTGGATACTTTCTTCGAGGTGCATCGTGCCGCGGGCACCCATGCCGGCGGCGTGCATTTCGAGATGACCGGTCAGGACGTGACCGAGTGTATCGGCGGCGCCCAGGAAATCACCGAAGAAGGCCTGAGCGACCGGTATCACACCCATTGCGACCCGCGCCTCAACGCCAGCCAATCCATCGAGCTGGCATTCCAGATCGCCGAGCGGCTGAAACGCCAGCGCGACCTGATTGCCGCGGAGAATGCGGAGCGCGTTGCAGCCGCCAGTTGA
- the gor gene encoding glutathione-disulfide reductase produces the protein MSDYEYDLFVIGAGSGGVRAARFSAGFGATVAVAEDLHMGGTCVNVGCIPKKLFVYAAHYHEDFEDAAGFGWTVGPRSHNWRTLIENKDKEISRLNGIYQRLLENSGCTVIDGRATVVDAHTVAVGDKTYTAERILVAAGSWPTDQAYEGGEHVITSNEAFYLDDFPQHVVIEGGGYIAVEFAGIFNGLGAEVTLVYRGEMFMRGFDDDIRAHLKAEMEAQGINLKFETTFERVEKTDAGYRVHLSDGSAIDTDCVMSAIGRKPKVTGLGLEEAGVELKENGAIIVDDHFQTSVPSIYAIGDIIDRFQLTPVALAEGTALAKTLYNETPTTVNYDNIPTAVFSQPPIGTVGLTEAEARAEYGDVSIFRSSFRALKNTLSGRAEQTLMKMIVDNKSDKVVGVHMVGPDSGEIIQGIGIALKAGATKAVFDSTIGIHPTSAEEFVTMREPVAEAAE, from the coding sequence GTGAGCGATTACGAATACGACCTGTTTGTCATTGGCGCCGGTTCCGGCGGCGTCCGTGCGGCCCGTTTCTCCGCCGGTTTCGGCGCGACCGTCGCCGTCGCGGAAGATCTGCACATGGGCGGTACCTGCGTGAATGTGGGCTGCATCCCGAAGAAGCTGTTCGTCTATGCCGCGCATTATCATGAGGATTTCGAGGACGCGGCGGGTTTCGGCTGGACCGTCGGGCCACGGTCTCACAACTGGCGCACCCTGATCGAGAACAAGGACAAGGAAATCTCGCGGCTGAACGGCATCTATCAGCGCCTGCTCGAGAATTCCGGCTGCACCGTGATCGACGGCCGCGCCACGGTCGTCGATGCGCATACGGTAGCTGTTGGCGACAAGACATACACCGCCGAGCGTATTCTCGTGGCCGCCGGCAGCTGGCCCACGGATCAGGCATATGAAGGCGGCGAGCATGTCATCACCTCCAATGAGGCGTTCTATCTCGACGATTTTCCCCAGCATGTCGTGATCGAGGGCGGCGGCTATATCGCGGTCGAGTTCGCCGGCATCTTCAACGGCCTGGGCGCCGAGGTGACGCTCGTCTATCGCGGCGAGATGTTCATGCGCGGCTTCGACGATGATATTCGCGCCCATCTCAAGGCGGAGATGGAAGCCCAGGGCATCAACCTGAAGTTCGAGACGACATTCGAGCGTGTCGAGAAGACCGACGCGGGTTACCGTGTGCACCTGTCCGACGGCAGCGCGATCGACACCGATTGCGTGATGTCCGCCATCGGCCGCAAACCCAAGGTGACCGGGCTTGGCCTCGAGGAGGCCGGTGTCGAACTCAAGGAGAACGGCGCCATCATCGTGGACGACCATTTCCAGACGTCGGTGCCGTCGATCTACGCCATCGGCGACATCATCGACCGCTTCCAGTTGACGCCGGTCGCGTTGGCCGAGGGTACTGCACTGGCCAAGACCCTCTACAACGAAACGCCCACGACTGTGAATTACGACAACATCCCGACCGCCGTGTTCAGCCAGCCGCCCATCGGCACGGTCGGTCTGACCGAGGCCGAGGCCCGTGCGGAATATGGCGATGTGTCGATCTTCAGGAGCAGCTTCCGGGCACTCAAGAACACCCTTTCGGGCCGCGCCGAACAGACCCTGATGAAGATGATTGTCGACAACAAGAGCGACAAGGTTGTCGGCGTCCACATGGTCGGCCCGGATTCCGGCGAGATCATCCAGGGAATCGGTATTGCCCTGAAGGCGGGCGCGACCAAGGCGGTGTTCGATTCGACGATCGGCATCCACCCGACGTCGGCCGAGGAATTCGTCACCATGCGTGAGCCGGTGGCGGAAGCGGCCGAATAA
- a CDS encoding sulfite exporter TauE/SafE family protein, whose amino-acid sequence MTEIIVVYLAAGVFSGIVSGLFGVGGAFALAPALIITLTVQGVADVHIMHLTIATSLATQVVTAILTTALRYRTGDLLLPLIWRLAPFVAVGALIGAGIGDALPGIVLKLMFIGFVAISIVRALILQSRRIEAGAGRNPSIARGPAVWFFATLSGASGGVLGPGPAILLAPQLRRLGFAMPVIAAANASLAGLVGLMAAGGYIVGGFNEAGLPAHSLGYLYLPGFAALTLGALVGSPIGIRFSHWARDRTQAWLFIGYMSVVLLIMIFHTI is encoded by the coding sequence GTGACAGAAATCATCGTCGTCTACCTCGCCGCGGGCGTGTTCTCCGGCATCGTGTCGGGTCTGTTCGGTGTCGGCGGCGCCTTCGCGCTGGCGCCGGCGCTGATCATCACCCTCACGGTCCAGGGCGTGGCCGATGTTCACATCATGCATCTGACCATCGCCACATCACTCGCGACCCAGGTCGTCACGGCAATCCTGACCACGGCGCTGCGCTACCGGACGGGTGATCTTCTGCTGCCGTTGATCTGGCGGCTGGCGCCGTTTGTCGCCGTCGGCGCGCTCATCGGGGCCGGCATCGGCGATGCGCTGCCGGGGATCGTGCTCAAGCTCATGTTCATTGGCTTCGTCGCGATCTCGATCGTCCGCGCGCTGATATTGCAGAGCCGACGCATCGAGGCAGGCGCGGGTCGCAATCCTTCAATCGCAAGAGGTCCCGCCGTCTGGTTTTTCGCGACGCTTTCGGGGGCATCCGGCGGGGTGCTCGGCCCCGGCCCGGCGATACTTCTGGCCCCGCAACTCCGCAGGCTGGGTTTCGCCATGCCGGTGATCGCCGCGGCCAACGCGTCGTTGGCCGGGCTGGTCGGACTTATGGCGGCGGGGGGTTATATCGTCGGCGGGTTCAACGAGGCCGGCCTGCCCGCCCATAGTCTGGGCTATCTCTACCTGCCGGGATTCGCGGCGCTGACCCTCGGCGCATTGGTCGGCTCCCCGATCGGCATCAGGTTTTCCCATTGGGCAAGAGATCGGACCCAGGCCTGGCTTTTCATCGGCTATATGTCCGTTGTGCTGTTGATCATGATCTTCCACACGATCTGA